One Haladaptatus sp. R4 DNA window includes the following coding sequences:
- a CDS encoding sodium:calcium antiporter — translation MPFGEMTGYAVVGFIAIVSLILSAQVVVRKLVRVAKYYQLSEVVIGMTVVSIGTSLPEIASHLVASYRIVSGVGQPKPVSAAVLGGNIGSDVVQQTLVLGLVVLTVGGLRFSRTFLLRDYLPMIGTTLITLALAWDGMFTRVDGALLVGLFVLYMYFLYTTRNEIIQEQGTGPPSENPYRDLFVAFVGLLGLVTSAHFLFRSVEFFVSRTALAGSLIGVLVLGIGAASPEMTTAITGLREGAEGISLGTLIGSNITNPLLGIGLGALISTYQVPKPLIYWDLPMETVTAGILLTYLLLKDDLGKRLGTVARKLGMDRAAIPFESVEERHLGRVGALLLILLYFVYLYVRIVHFPRDF, via the coding sequence ATGCCGTTCGGTGAGATGACCGGGTACGCGGTCGTCGGGTTCATTGCCATCGTCTCCCTGATACTCTCGGCGCAGGTCGTCGTCCGAAAGCTAGTGCGGGTAGCGAAGTACTACCAGCTATCGGAGGTCGTCATCGGGATGACGGTCGTGTCTATCGGGACGAGCCTTCCGGAAATCGCGTCACATCTCGTCGCGTCGTATCGGATCGTCTCCGGGGTCGGGCAACCGAAACCGGTCTCCGCGGCCGTCCTCGGCGGTAACATCGGGTCGGACGTCGTCCAACAGACGTTGGTGCTGGGACTGGTCGTCCTAACGGTCGGCGGACTTCGATTTTCGCGTACGTTCCTGCTTCGGGATTACCTCCCGATGATCGGGACGACGCTGATCACGTTGGCGCTCGCGTGGGACGGTATGTTCACGCGAGTGGACGGCGCGCTGTTGGTCGGGTTGTTCGTCCTCTACATGTACTTCCTGTACACGACGCGGAACGAGATCATACAAGAGCAGGGTACCGGTCCGCCGTCCGAGAATCCGTACCGGGACCTGTTCGTCGCCTTCGTCGGGCTGTTGGGCCTCGTCACCTCGGCACACTTCCTGTTCCGAAGCGTCGAGTTTTTCGTCAGCCGAACCGCGCTCGCGGGGTCGCTCATCGGCGTGCTCGTGCTCGGTATCGGTGCGGCGTCCCCCGAGATGACGACCGCGATAACGGGATTGCGAGAAGGCGCGGAGGGTATCTCGCTGGGAACGCTGATCGGAAGCAACATCACGAACCCGTTGCTGGGTATCGGTCTCGGCGCGCTCATCTCGACGTATCAGGTTCCGAAACCGCTGATATACTGGGACCTTCCCATGGAGACGGTGACGGCGGGTATCCTGCTCACGTATCTACTGTTGAAGGACGACCTCGGGAAACGGTTGGGAACCGTCGCCAGAAAACTCGGCATGGACCGAGCGGCAATTCCGTTCGAATCGGTCGAGGAGCGCCATCTGGGACGCGTCGGTGCCCTGCTGTTGATCCTCCTCTACTTCGTCTACCTCTACGTCAGAATCGTCCACTTCCCCCGCGATTTCTGA
- a CDS encoding NADPH:quinone reductase: MRAVRYHEHGGPDVLQVEEIDRPEPEKDELLVAVRAATVNPVDTYFREGSYRPGDLPWIPGSDFAGEVEAVGDEVEAFDVGDRVFGTGLGNSRQGTCAEYVTTPTDTVARLPDGVGFDEGAAVALVGVTAWRALIDHGNLEPAESCLVHGGSGGVGHVAVQLAAATGARVVTTASEEYHERLEAVGADTVLDYHRDDLADAVEEKGQMDVILDHRLDDYLQFDADVAALGARIVGIGNTDAEAGFENVSAARSKELTITLMSMFNTPDISAVLERLARLVADGEVVPEIAGTYSLSEVDEAQRDVLEKSFLGKLVVEV, encoded by the coding sequence ATGCGAGCAGTACGCTATCACGAACACGGCGGCCCGGACGTGCTACAGGTGGAAGAGATCGACCGACCCGAACCGGAGAAAGACGAACTCCTCGTGGCGGTTCGCGCCGCGACGGTCAACCCCGTCGACACGTACTTCCGCGAGGGATCGTATCGCCCCGGCGACCTCCCGTGGATTCCGGGGTCGGATTTCGCGGGCGAGGTCGAAGCCGTCGGCGACGAGGTCGAGGCGTTCGACGTCGGCGACCGCGTCTTCGGAACCGGTCTCGGAAATAGCCGACAGGGAACCTGTGCCGAGTACGTCACGACGCCGACCGACACGGTCGCCCGTCTCCCCGACGGCGTCGGGTTCGACGAGGGTGCGGCGGTCGCCCTCGTCGGCGTCACGGCGTGGCGAGCGCTCATCGACCACGGAAACCTCGAACCGGCCGAATCCTGCCTCGTTCACGGTGGGAGCGGCGGCGTCGGCCACGTCGCGGTACAACTCGCGGCCGCCACCGGGGCGCGCGTCGTCACCACCGCGAGCGAGGAGTACCACGAACGCCTCGAAGCCGTCGGCGCGGATACGGTCCTCGACTACCACCGGGACGACCTTGCGGACGCCGTCGAGGAGAAAGGCCAAATGGACGTGATCCTCGACCACCGACTGGACGACTACCTCCAGTTCGACGCGGACGTGGCGGCGCTGGGCGCGCGCATCGTCGGCATCGGCAATACCGACGCCGAGGCCGGATTCGAGAACGTCTCCGCCGCTCGCTCGAAGGAGTTGACGATAACGCTGATGAGCATGTTCAACACCCCCGACATCTCGGCGGTGCTTGAGCGACTGGCCCGCCTCGTCGCGGACGGCGAGGTCGTCCCCGAAATCGCCGGGACGTACTCGCTATCCGAGGTGGACGAGGCACAGCGCGACGTGCTCGAAAAGAGCTTCCTCGGAAAGTTGGTCGTCGAAGTATAG
- the sucD gene encoding succinate--CoA ligase subunit alpha translates to MSILVDDDTRVVVQGITGGEGSFHAEQMMEYGTNVVAGAVPGKGGQEAHGVPVYDTVHEAVEEEDADASVIFVPPAFAADAIFEALDTDLDLAVAITEGVPTQDMSKVYKRLSETDTRLLGPNCPGIITPGESKLGILPGNIFESGNVGLVSRSGTLTYQVVDSLTQRGIGQTTAIGIGGDPIIGTDFIDALSLFEDDDDTDAVVMCGEIGGEDEEEAAAFIAENMDTPVAGFIAGRTAPPGKRMGHAGAIVSGSGTGTAESKINALNDAGVPVGDTPEEVADNIEDFL, encoded by the coding sequence ATGAGCATTCTCGTAGACGACGACACCCGAGTGGTCGTCCAAGGTATCACCGGCGGCGAGGGTAGTTTCCACGCCGAACAGATGATGGAGTACGGAACGAACGTCGTGGCCGGTGCGGTCCCCGGCAAAGGCGGGCAGGAAGCACACGGCGTGCCCGTTTACGACACCGTGCACGAAGCGGTCGAGGAAGAGGACGCCGACGCCTCGGTTATCTTCGTCCCACCGGCGTTCGCGGCCGACGCCATCTTCGAGGCGCTCGACACGGACCTCGACCTCGCGGTCGCCATCACGGAAGGCGTCCCCACACAGGACATGTCGAAGGTGTACAAGCGCCTCTCGGAGACCGACACGCGACTGCTCGGTCCGAACTGCCCCGGCATCATCACGCCGGGCGAATCGAAACTCGGTATCCTCCCCGGCAACATCTTCGAGTCGGGTAACGTCGGTCTCGTCTCCCGCTCGGGGACGTTGACCTACCAAGTCGTGGACAGCCTCACCCAGCGCGGCATCGGGCAGACCACCGCCATCGGCATCGGCGGCGACCCGATCATCGGCACGGACTTCATCGACGCCCTCTCGCTGTTCGAGGACGACGACGACACGGACGCCGTCGTCATGTGCGGTGAAATCGGTGGCGAGGACGAGGAAGAGGCCGCCGCGTTCATCGCGGAGAACATGGACACGCCGGTCGCTGGCTTCATCGCAGGCCGCACGGCCCCGCCAGGAAAGCGCATGGGCCACGCCGGTGCCATCGTCTCCGGCAGCGGAACCGGTACCGCGGAGTCCAAGATCAACGCGCTCAACGACGCGGGCGTCCCCGTCGGCGACACTCCGGAAGAAGTCGCTGACAACATCGAAGACTTCCTGTAA
- the sucC gene encoding ADP-forming succinate--CoA ligase subunit beta → MRLHEYQAKEVFSDAGIPTPDSALAESVDEVVEAAEDIGYPVAVKAQVHVGGRGKAGGIKLAEDREEAEEAAEDILGMDLKGYTVEQVLVEGAVDFVNELYVGVTMDRGEGKPVAMVSTKGGVDIESVAEETPEAIAREHIDPAFGMHPYQARKAVFDAGVDKEIAMDVASVLTTLYDLWADKDASDAEINPLMVTSDDEVIAADAVMNIDNDALFRHPDLSEMEEDAYEDDLERKAGEYGFDYVRLDGNVGIIGNGAGLVMTTLDLVDYYGGTPANFLDIGGGAKAERVTNALDMVFSDENVDSVVFNIFGGITRGDEVAKGINEALESLDEIPKPVVVRLAGTNAEEGMEILNTDLVQVEATLEDAVQRAVENAEDKQ, encoded by the coding sequence ATGAGGCTACACGAGTACCAGGCGAAGGAGGTGTTCTCCGACGCGGGAATCCCGACGCCGGATTCAGCGCTTGCGGAGAGCGTTGACGAAGTCGTCGAAGCGGCGGAGGACATCGGCTACCCTGTCGCGGTAAAGGCGCAAGTACACGTCGGCGGTCGCGGAAAGGCCGGCGGCATCAAACTCGCCGAGGACCGCGAAGAGGCCGAAGAGGCCGCAGAGGACATTCTCGGAATGGACCTCAAAGGGTACACAGTTGAACAGGTGTTGGTCGAAGGGGCCGTCGATTTCGTCAACGAACTCTACGTCGGCGTGACGATGGACCGCGGCGAGGGCAAACCGGTCGCCATGGTCTCCACCAAAGGTGGCGTGGACATCGAGTCCGTCGCCGAGGAGACGCCGGAGGCCATCGCACGGGAGCACATCGACCCGGCGTTCGGGATGCATCCGTACCAGGCCCGCAAGGCAGTGTTCGACGCAGGCGTCGACAAGGAAATCGCGATGGACGTCGCGAGCGTCCTCACGACGCTGTACGACCTCTGGGCGGACAAGGACGCGAGCGACGCGGAGATCAACCCGCTGATGGTTACCTCGGACGACGAGGTCATCGCGGCCGACGCCGTGATGAACATCGACAACGACGCGCTGTTCCGTCACCCCGACCTCTCCGAGATGGAGGAGGACGCCTACGAGGACGACCTCGAACGCAAGGCGGGCGAGTACGGCTTCGACTACGTCCGACTCGATGGCAACGTCGGTATCATCGGCAACGGTGCCGGACTGGTCATGACCACGCTCGACCTCGTGGACTACTACGGCGGCACGCCCGCCAACTTCCTCGACATCGGTGGCGGTGCGAAGGCCGAGCGCGTGACGAACGCGCTGGACATGGTGTTCTCGGACGAGAACGTCGATTCGGTCGTCTTCAACATCTTCGGCGGCATCACGCGCGGTGACGAGGTTGCCAAAGGTATCAACGAGGCGCTCGAATCGCTCGACGAGATTCCGAAACCCGTCGTCGTTCGACTCGCCGGGACCAACGCGGAGGAAGGAATGGAAATCCTGAACACCGACCTCGTTCAGGTCGAAGCGACGCTCGAAGACGCGGTTCAGCGTGCTGTCGAAAACGCGGAGGACAAACAATGA
- a CDS encoding sodium:phosphate symporter, whose protein sequence is MSLKVLATVVLFLFAVRLLGATTDALAPFLRQNLDRFVVGDVPALGASWFASYVLANGSIVAALALTLFNSNVIVPSQLYLMIIGSRLGAAAIVIFIGAFDYLNTESDSLRDSVRMGLLTFLLTYTIYLPVMVLGYLSMPLVSTAAPVSRDVSATQLSNPSLFSIVTEGLIEVLGAGVAFLVAIACILLSLRLFDRILKDFDKQRLRRRYLSRLGNKWVSFGIGLVITGLTTSIAFSLGVIVPLYNRGHIKRDEIIPYILGANIGTLLDTLIVAFALHTATGVMTVVLLLSIGLVVTLLSLVTYPIYTSFIDTMQDELVGTVAYFIGFLVSLLLVPLLLILLG, encoded by the coding sequence TTGTCGTTGAAAGTGCTCGCAACGGTCGTACTGTTCCTATTCGCCGTTCGATTGTTGGGTGCGACGACCGACGCGCTGGCACCGTTTCTACGGCAAAATCTGGATCGATTCGTCGTCGGAGACGTGCCGGCTCTCGGTGCCAGTTGGTTCGCCTCGTACGTCCTCGCGAACGGTTCGATCGTCGCCGCGCTCGCCCTCACGCTGTTCAATTCGAACGTCATCGTTCCCTCGCAACTGTACCTGATGATAATCGGATCGAGACTCGGAGCGGCCGCCATCGTCATCTTCATCGGGGCGTTCGATTACCTCAATACGGAGAGCGACTCGCTCCGAGACTCCGTGCGGATGGGGTTGCTCACCTTCCTGCTCACGTACACCATCTACCTCCCGGTGATGGTTCTCGGCTATCTCTCGATGCCGCTCGTTAGCACCGCGGCCCCGGTAAGCCGAGACGTTTCCGCGACGCAGCTATCGAACCCCTCCCTCTTCTCGATCGTAACCGAGGGGCTCATCGAGGTTCTGGGGGCGGGTGTCGCCTTCCTCGTGGCGATCGCCTGTATCCTCCTGAGTTTGCGGCTGTTCGACCGGATACTGAAGGATTTCGACAAGCAGCGACTCCGGAGACGATACCTCTCCCGTTTGGGGAACAAGTGGGTCTCGTTCGGAATCGGACTCGTCATCACCGGACTGACGACGAGCATCGCCTTCTCACTCGGCGTTATCGTCCCGCTCTACAACCGCGGACACATCAAACGCGACGAGATCATCCCGTACATCCTCGGGGCGAACATCGGTACCCTGCTCGATACCCTCATCGTCGCGTTTGCCCTCCATACCGCGACCGGCGTGATGACCGTCGTGCTGTTGTTGAGCATCGGTCTCGTCGTAACGCTCCTCTCGCTCGTGACGTATCCGATCTACACCTCGTTCATCGATACGATGCAGGACGAACTCGTCGGAACGGTCGCGTACTTCATCGGCTTTCTCGTCTCCCTGCTCCTCGTTCCGCTGTTGCTCATCCTCCTTGGATGA
- a CDS encoding DEAD/DEAH box helicase: MQDRRAAGSAAFARLGDEVRAALSERGFSTPTEPQKRAIPPLAEGKHGLVIAPTGTGKTETAMLPVFDAVAEADPRFGISVLYITPLRALNRDMRERLEWWGDALDIDIDVRHGDTTDYQRQKQANDPPDVLVTTPETLQAMLTGSKLRTALEDVHHVVVDEVHELASAKRGAQLTIGLERLHELSGDFQRIGLSATVGDPKEVGKFLTGNRGCEIIEVDAGSKVAFRVHEPEITEEDERLAGELMTNPDIASHVRAIRDIVETHDSTLVFVNTRQTAEALGSRFKELGTNIGVHHGSLSKEARIDVEDRFKAGKLDALLCTSSMELGIDVGRIDHVVQYQSPREVARLLQRVGRAGHRMDEVSNGTIVTSNSDDALEAMAIARRATDGDVEPAHIHHASLDTVANQIVGLVMDFGEIDARRAYDIVTRAYPFRNLDEETFKGVVREVQRNRLVWLNEEDDQIEKSGKTWQYFYANLSMIPDEETYTVHDIASGSQIGTLDERFVVNFAEPGEVFIQRGEMWRIAEIDDDESRVNVSPIEDPGGEVPSWVGEEIPVPFEVAQEVGEMRAVAGPQFERDAPMEGVAREFTNRYPTDQHTAESALSQLDRQAETESPIPTADRVVVEFAAGKIVVNACYGHKVNETLGRMLSSLVGQRTGSSVGMEIDPYRIELDVPGTVDGHEVVEVLHETDPEHVGPLIELSLKHSDTLKFTLAQVAAKFGSLNRWEGRGPVSMGRLLGALEDTPMYDEAVREVFHDDLAVDATEEILRGIHAGDIDVVTTGGRTPVGSGGRSSGRELLAPENADASVIKTVKERIRNDRVLLFCLHCQDWKRKTTVEKVNDQPKCVGCGSTRVAALNPWADEVVTAVRAEDKDDEQEKMTRRAYNAANLVQSHGKQAVIALAARGVGPQNAARIIAKLREDEDDFYRDILARERQYARTQAFWD; this comes from the coding sequence ATGCAGGACAGGCGGGCCGCGGGTTCTGCGGCCTTCGCGCGACTCGGCGACGAGGTGCGGGCGGCGCTCTCGGAGAGAGGTTTCTCCACGCCGACCGAACCACAGAAGCGCGCGATTCCGCCCCTCGCCGAGGGGAAACACGGACTCGTCATCGCGCCGACCGGGACCGGCAAGACCGAGACGGCGATGTTGCCAGTATTTGACGCTGTGGCGGAAGCCGACCCGCGATTCGGAATTTCTGTACTCTACATCACGCCGCTCCGGGCGCTGAACCGCGACATGCGCGAGCGACTGGAGTGGTGGGGGGACGCGCTCGACATCGACATCGACGTGCGCCATGGCGACACGACGGATTACCAGCGCCAGAAGCAGGCGAACGATCCGCCGGACGTGCTGGTGACGACGCCCGAAACCCTGCAAGCGATGCTGACGGGGTCGAAGTTGCGGACGGCACTGGAGGACGTCCATCACGTCGTCGTGGACGAGGTGCACGAACTCGCTAGCGCGAAGCGCGGCGCGCAGTTGACCATCGGACTGGAGCGTCTACACGAACTGTCGGGCGACTTTCAGCGAATCGGCCTCTCGGCGACCGTCGGTGATCCGAAGGAGGTCGGCAAGTTCCTCACCGGAAATCGGGGCTGTGAAATCATCGAGGTGGACGCCGGGAGCAAGGTGGCGTTCCGGGTGCACGAACCCGAGATCACCGAGGAGGACGAGCGACTGGCGGGCGAGTTGATGACGAATCCGGACATCGCCAGCCACGTCCGGGCGATTCGTGACATCGTGGAGACCCACGATTCGACGCTCGTCTTCGTCAACACGCGCCAGACCGCCGAGGCGCTCGGGTCGCGGTTCAAGGAACTCGGGACGAACATCGGCGTCCACCACGGTAGCCTCTCGAAGGAGGCCAGAATCGACGTGGAGGACCGCTTCAAGGCCGGAAAACTCGACGCACTGCTTTGTACCTCCTCGATGGAACTCGGCATCGACGTGGGTCGGATCGACCACGTCGTCCAGTATCAAAGCCCGCGTGAAGTCGCTCGACTGCTCCAGCGCGTGGGCCGCGCGGGCCACCGCATGGACGAGGTGTCGAACGGAACCATCGTCACGTCGAATTCAGACGACGCGCTGGAGGCGATGGCAATCGCACGGCGGGCGACCGACGGCGACGTGGAACCGGCCCATATCCATCACGCGAGTCTGGACACCGTGGCCAACCAAATCGTCGGCCTCGTCATGGACTTCGGGGAAATCGACGCCCGGAGAGCGTACGATATCGTCACGCGGGCCTACCCCTTCAGGAATTTGGACGAGGAGACGTTCAAGGGCGTCGTGCGGGAGGTCCAGCGCAACCGGTTGGTCTGGCTGAACGAGGAGGACGACCAAATCGAGAAGTCGGGCAAGACGTGGCAGTACTTCTACGCCAACCTGTCGATGATTCCCGACGAGGAGACCTACACCGTTCACGACATCGCCAGCGGGTCGCAAATCGGAACCCTCGATGAGCGGTTCGTCGTCAACTTCGCGGAACCCGGCGAGGTGTTCATCCAGCGCGGCGAGATGTGGCGCATCGCCGAAATCGACGACGACGAGAGTCGCGTCAACGTCTCGCCCATCGAGGACCCCGGCGGTGAAGTCCCGTCGTGGGTCGGCGAGGAGATTCCGGTGCCGTTCGAGGTTGCACAGGAGGTCGGCGAGATGCGCGCCGTGGCGGGGCCGCAGTTCGAACGCGACGCACCGATGGAGGGGGTCGCCCGCGAGTTCACGAACCGCTATCCGACCGACCAGCACACCGCCGAATCCGCGCTGTCACAACTCGATCGGCAGGCCGAAACGGAATCCCCGATTCCGACGGCCGACCGAGTCGTCGTGGAGTTCGCCGCCGGGAAGATAGTCGTCAACGCCTGTTACGGCCACAAGGTGAACGAGACGCTCGGACGCATGCTCTCGTCGCTGGTCGGCCAGCGAACCGGGTCCTCGGTCGGGATGGAGATCGACCCGTATCGGATCGAGTTGGACGTGCCCGGGACGGTCGATGGTCACGAAGTCGTGGAAGTCCTCCACGAGACGGACCCCGAGCACGTCGGCCCACTCATCGAACTCTCTCTGAAGCACTCGGACACGCTGAAGTTCACGCTCGCGCAGGTCGCCGCGAAGTTCGGGTCGCTGAACCGTTGGGAGGGGAGAGGCCCGGTGTCGATGGGCCGTCTCCTCGGCGCGCTGGAGGACACGCCGATGTACGACGAAGCGGTGCGGGAGGTGTTCCACGACGACCTCGCCGTCGATGCGACCGAGGAAATCCTGCGCGGAATTCACGCGGGTGACATCGACGTCGTCACGACCGGCGGGCGAACCCCGGTCGGAAGCGGCGGGCGCTCCTCGGGTCGGGAACTGCTCGCGCCCGAGAACGCCGACGCGAGCGTCATCAAGACCGTCAAGGAGCGGATTCGAAACGACCGCGTCCTCCTGTTCTGCCTGCACTGTCAGGACTGGAAACGCAAGACGACGGTCGAGAAGGTGAACGACCAGCCAAAATGCGTCGGCTGTGGTTCGACCCGCGTCGCCGCGCTCAACCCGTGGGCCGACGAGGTGGTCACGGCGGTTCGAGCCGAGGACAAGGACGACGAACAGGAGAAGATGACGCGGCGGGCGTACAACGCGGCGAATCTGGTTCAGAGTCACGGCAAGCAGGCCGTCATCGCGCTGGCCGCCCGGGGCGTCGGCCCGCAGAACGCGGCGCGAATCATCGCCAAACTGCGTGAGGACGAGGACGACTTCTACCGCGATATTCTGGCCCGGGAACGGCAGTACGCCCGGACGCAGGCGTTCTGGGACTGA
- a CDS encoding molybdopterin-binding protein produces the protein MRVALVTVGDEILSGDTVNTNAAWIGEQLTERGVTVERVFVIPDRVADIARVVNEARAEYDAVIVTGGLGPTHDDLTMEGIAAAVGVPVEEHEEAVQWIEEHSDYSHADLTTGTAHLPKGARMLPNEVGVAPGAEIEDVYVLPGVPDEMHAMFERIADEFDGDPYFTGTVAAGEPESALIDRFGELRERFDVKVGSYPGDYVRVKIEGTDEATVQNAVEWLRERVQAPDETDA, from the coding sequence ATGCGAGTTGCGTTGGTAACCGTCGGAGATGAAATCCTCTCCGGAGACACTGTCAACACGAACGCCGCCTGGATCGGTGAGCAACTGACCGAGCGCGGCGTGACCGTCGAACGGGTGTTCGTCATCCCCGACCGCGTGGCCGACATCGCCCGCGTCGTGAACGAGGCCCGCGCCGAGTACGACGCCGTGATCGTCACCGGTGGACTGGGGCCGACCCACGACGACCTGACGATGGAGGGCATCGCGGCGGCCGTCGGCGTCCCCGTCGAGGAACACGAGGAAGCCGTCCAGTGGATCGAGGAGCACTCGGATTACTCACACGCCGATCTGACGACCGGAACGGCCCACCTTCCCAAGGGGGCGCGCATGCTCCCGAACGAAGTCGGCGTCGCTCCCGGCGCGGAGATAGAGGACGTCTACGTCCTGCCCGGCGTGCCGGACGAGATGCACGCCATGTTCGAGCGAATCGCCGACGAGTTCGACGGCGACCCCTACTTCACCGGCACCGTCGCGGCGGGCGAACCCGAGAGCGCGCTCATCGACCGATTCGGGGAACTCCGCGAGCGGTTCGACGTGAAAGTCGGGAGCTATCCGGGCGACTACGTGCGCGTCAAAATCGAGGGGACGGACGAAGCGACCGTCCAAAACGCAGTCGAGTGGTTACGCGAGCGAGTCCAAGCGCCGGACGAGACGGACGCCTAA
- a CDS encoding glycerophosphodiester phosphodiesterase, giving the protein MDVQRCGSGELVVFHDSRLGRLTDGYGAVQDTPWSELRELTILDSDETVPRLETALDAVPDGTEINLELKHGGMAERVLDAVASVDNDVLLSSFYSQVLRNLRTFDSEVRLAYINQRGPNCIDTAVDLDCACVHPKLDICDSEFVDRAHDAGLAVNSWTVREEAEANALAEAGVDGIVSDTRSVFR; this is encoded by the coding sequence ATGGACGTCCAGCGTTGCGGATCGGGCGAACTCGTGGTTTTCCACGATTCGAGGCTCGGGCGGTTGACGGACGGTTACGGGGCGGTTCAGGACACCCCGTGGTCCGAGCTTCGGGAACTGACGATACTCGATTCCGACGAGACCGTTCCGCGACTCGAAACCGCGCTCGACGCGGTTCCGGACGGGACGGAAATCAACTTGGAGCTGAAACACGGCGGGATGGCGGAGCGGGTGTTGGACGCCGTTGCGAGCGTGGACAACGACGTTCTCCTGTCGTCGTTCTATTCGCAGGTACTTCGGAACCTCCGAACCTTCGACTCCGAGGTCCGACTGGCGTACATCAATCAGCGCGGTCCGAACTGCATCGACACGGCCGTCGACCTGGACTGTGCCTGTGTCCATCCAAAGTTGGACATCTGCGATTCGGAATTCGTGGACCGAGCACACGACGCCGGACTGGCGGTGAACTCGTGGACGGTGCGTGAGGAAGCGGAGGCGAACGCGCTCGCCGAGGCGGGTGTGGACGGAATCGTTTCGGATACGCGGAGCGTCTTCCGATAG
- a CDS encoding peptidase — protein MTLLLTGYEPFGGDDENPSEMVASELDGEEIAGHEVVGKILPVEFGSAAEEMQAHIEDHDPDAIVATGLAAGRAGITVERVGINVNDSGSTPDNAGVEPRNERIDGDDRAAYFATLPVVPAVDSLLDAGIPAAVSNTAGTHLCNNALYSTRAYLEREGRDVPMGFVHLPCTPEQAATHARDGDGTSGALVQPSLPLPMQVDAIRRVFDVTLSR, from the coding sequence ATGACACTCCTCCTGACCGGCTACGAACCGTTCGGTGGCGACGACGAGAACCCGAGCGAGATGGTCGCGAGCGAACTCGACGGCGAGGAAATCGCGGGCCACGAAGTCGTCGGGAAAATCCTCCCGGTCGAGTTCGGATCCGCCGCCGAGGAAATGCAGGCACACATCGAGGACCACGACCCGGACGCCATCGTCGCCACCGGACTCGCGGCGGGACGGGCGGGAATCACGGTCGAACGCGTGGGCATCAACGTCAACGACAGCGGGAGCACGCCGGACAACGCGGGCGTGGAGCCACGAAACGAACGGATCGACGGCGACGACCGCGCGGCCTACTTCGCCACGCTCCCCGTCGTTCCCGCCGTCGACTCCCTGCTCGACGCCGGGATTCCGGCGGCCGTCTCGAACACGGCCGGAACACACCTCTGTAACAACGCGCTGTACTCGACACGGGCGTATCTGGAGCGGGAGGGTCGGGACGTGCCGATGGGATTCGTCCACCTGCCCTGCACGCCGGAGCAGGCGGCCACGCACGCACGGGACGGGGACGGGACGAGTGGTGCATTGGTGCAACCGAGCTTGCCGCTCCCGATGCAGGTCGATGCGATTCGGCGAGTTTTCGACGTGACGCTTTCGAGGTGA
- a CDS encoding DUF5803 family protein: MRKRFVLAFALLALLAASAGCSSVFGPGDISQQQLNKSATYDWKTSEDVTYNVTSGQYQAVYNLDKKDTLEIHQEESFGEEAPVEISGVQFQYPNGTVVGADQISVHKTKSSTIIRPPKGPGKLAYTVSRQGKTFYVPTYLEDRTYEVTIPRGMRVDTFLLSDVRPGSYETSMQDGREHIVWSQPVKSDSISVRYYLVRDKWIFAGIVALALLVGLAGLAYYRYQIRQLEREREEMGLNMDISDDDMGDGPPPGM, from the coding sequence ATGAGAAAACGGTTCGTTCTCGCGTTCGCCCTGCTCGCCCTCCTCGCGGCCAGCGCCGGGTGTTCCTCCGTGTTCGGCCCAGGGGACATCAGCCAGCAGCAACTCAACAAGAGCGCGACGTACGACTGGAAAACATCGGAGGACGTGACCTACAACGTCACGAGCGGGCAGTATCAAGCGGTCTACAACCTCGACAAGAAGGACACGCTCGAAATCCATCAGGAGGAATCCTTCGGCGAGGAAGCCCCCGTCGAGATTTCGGGCGTGCAGTTTCAGTATCCGAACGGGACCGTCGTCGGTGCCGATCAGATTTCGGTGCACAAGACCAAATCCTCGACCATCATCCGACCGCCCAAGGGCCCCGGAAAACTCGCGTACACGGTATCGAGACAGGGGAAGACGTTCTACGTCCCGACCTACCTCGAAGACCGAACGTACGAAGTGACCATCCCGCGCGGCATGCGCGTCGATACGTTCCTGCTGAGCGACGTGCGCCCCGGTAGCTACGAGACGAGCATGCAGGACGGACGCGAGCATATCGTCTGGTCCCAACCCGTGAAATCCGACAGCATCTCGGTGCGATACTACCTGGTCCGGGACAAGTGGATATTCGCCGGAATCGTCGCGCTGGCGTTGCTCGTCGGACTCGCCGGTCTGGCCTACTACCGCTACCAGATTCGGCAACTCGAACGAGAACGCGAGGAGATGGGCCTCAACATGGACATCTCCGACGACGATATGGGCGACGGGCCGCCGCCCGGAATGTAA